One region of Salvia miltiorrhiza cultivar Shanhuang (shh) chromosome 3, IMPLAD_Smil_shh, whole genome shotgun sequence genomic DNA includes:
- the LOC131014591 gene encoding G-type lectin S-receptor-like serine/threonine-protein kinase At5g24080 isoform X2 codes for MVPFYYFAVCWTFLLFGSVVTGRIEPGTRLVARESQAWVSDNGSFALGFAAANSRNDQFQLGIWFYQLPNDRTFVWTPDIKDAILEFKTNGNLVLTDGRTTVWTSNSSTPGAPTAVMSDNGNFIIYGSNQSITWQSFSHPSDTLLPGQPFTADLELTSSNSQSRGGYYTLKMQQKPTSLSLGLTYNLPESYDASPESLSNFSYWSGPDISNVTGEVVAVMDDGGSFGIVYGSSSDGAVYVYKNDNDSGGLSSAMNRTGSPLVIRRLVLEANGNLRLYRWDNDVNGSRQWVAEWAAVSNPCDIAGICGNGICNLDKSKTNASCTCLPGTASDEASRCSGNSSATTGKCGPHHENLKTKLKISALQQTNYYFSDSSVIANYSDEGTTSKCGDACLSDCDCVASVYGLNEEKPYCWVLRSLDFGGYEDPGSTVFVKVDSDGDGLTSEEKGKVLVLPIVLSITVLIALLVCLLYINVRRKRKLRRALESSLIVSGQPISFSYRDLQFKTSNFSQLLGTGGFGSVYKGSLSDGTLIAVKKLDRILPHGEKEFITEVNTISSMHHMNLVRLWGYCSEGIQRLLVYEFMKNGSLDKWIFTSYNSGESCSRILDWETRFQVALGTAQGIAYFHEQCRDRIIHCDIKPENILLDENFSPKVSDFGLAKMMGREASRVVTMIRGTRGYLAPEWVSNRPITVKADVYSYGMLLLEIIGGRRNLDMSYDAEDFFYPGWAFKEMKNGRAAKAADRRLEGAVEEEEVGRALKVAFWCIQDEIAVRPMMGDVVKMLEGSVEINMPPMPQAVLELIEEGLDNVYRAMKREFNHYSSFTITTHPSSHATCSYSTMSPR; via the exons ATGGTTCCTTTCTATTATTTTGCTGTATGTTGGACATTCCTCCTATTCGGATCCGTGGTGACGGGTCGGATCGAGCCGGGTACGAGATTGGTTGCCCGTGAGAGTCAAGCATGGGTTTCGGATAACGGGAGTTTTGCCTTGGGCTTTGCGGCGGCCAACTCCAGAAATGATCAGTTTCAGTTGGGAATATGGTTTTATCAACTTCCTAATGATCGGACCTTCGTTTGGACTCCAGATAT CAAAGACGCAATCCTGGAGTTCAAAACCAACGGCAACCTCGTCCTCACCGACGGCCGCACCACCGTCTGGACCTCAAACTCCTCAACTCCCGGAGCCCCAACCGCCGTCATGTCCGATAACGGAAACTTCATCATCTACGGCTCGAACCAAAGCATCACGTGGCAGAGCTTCTCTCACCCCTCCGACACGCTCCTCCCGGGCCAACCCTTCACCGCCGATCTCGAGCTCACCTCATCCAACTCCCAATCACGCGGCGGATATTACACGCTCAAAATGCAGCAGAAGCCAACTTCACTCAGCCTCGGCCTCACCTACAATCTGCCGGAATCATACGACGCCTCGCCGGAATCGCTATCCAACTTCTCCTACTGGTCGGGGCCCGACATATCGAACGTGACCGGAGAAGTTGTGGCGGTTATGGACGACGGCGGCAGCTTTGGAATCGTGTACGGCTCGTCGTCGGACGGAGCTGTCTACGTGTACAAGAATGACAACGACAGCGGAGGCTTATCCTCGGCGATGAACAGAACGGGTAGTCCCTTAGTTATCCGTAGATTAGTTTTGGAGGCTAACGGGAACCTGCGGCTGTACCGCTGGGACAACGACGTCAACGGATCGCGACAGTGGGTGGCGGAGTGGGCCGCGGTGTCGAATCCGTGCGACATCGCCGGAATCTGCGGCAACGGGATATGTAACCTGGACAAGAGCAAGACTAACGCGTCTTGCACCTGTTTGCCGGGGACGGCTTCCGACGAGGCAAGCCGTTGCTCCGGGAATTCGTCGGCGACCACGGGGAAGTGCGGCCCGCATCACGAGAACCTTAAAACCAAGTTGAAGATCTCCGCGCTGCAGCAGACGAATTACTACTTCTCCGATTCATCGGTGATTGCGAATTACAGTGATGAGGGGACGACGTCGAAATGTGGAGATGCTTGCTTGTCGGATTGTGATTGTGTTGCTTCGGTTTATGGTCTGAACGAGGAGAAGCCGTATTGTTGGGTTTTGAGGAGCTTGGACTTCGGAGGGTACGAGGATCCGGGCTCGACGGTGTTCGTGAAGGTGGATTCCGATGGAGATGGATTAACGAGTGAAGAAAAGGGGAAGGTCTTAGTGCTGCCTATTGTATTAAGCATCACTGTGCTAATAGCCCTGCTTGTTTGCTTGTTGTATATCAATGTTCGTCGGAAGAGGAAGTTGAGGAGAGCTCTCGAGAGTTCCCTCATCGTGTCAGGGCAGCCCATCAGTTTCAGCTATCGCGATTTGCAGTTCAAGACCAGTAACTTCTCGCAATTACTAGGAACAG GTGGATTTGGGAGCGTGTACAAGGGAAGCCTAAGTGACGGAACTTTGATTGCGGTGAAGAAGCTGGACAGAATCTTGCCTCATGGGGAGAAGGAGTTCATTACAGAGGTGAACACTATCAGCTCGATGCATCACATGAACCTGGTTCGACTGTGGGGATATTGCTCGGAGGGGATACAGAGGCTTCTGGTTTACGAGTTCATGAAGAATGGATCGTTGGATAAGTGGATATTTACTTCATACAACAGTGGGGAGAGTTGCAGCAGGATTCTAGATTGGGAAACTCGGTTTCAAGTGGCTCTCGGTACTGCACAAGGCATTGCGTATTTCCACGAGCAGTGTCGCGACAGGATAATCCACTGCGACATCAAGCCGGAGAACATTCTTCTGGATGAGAATTTCAGTCCCAAGGTGTCGGATTTCGGTCTGGCCAAGATGATGGGGAGGGAGGCGTCGCGTGTGGTGACCATGATACGGGGAACGAGAGGGTACCTGGCTCCGGAGTGGGTGAGCAACCGCCCCATCACTGTGAAAGCGGATGTTTACAGTTACGGGATGCTACTCCTGGAGATCATTGGTGGGAGGAGAAATCTGGATATGAGCTATGATGCAGAGGACTTCTTTTACCCAGGGTGGGCCTTCAAGGAAATGAAAAACGGAAGGGCGGCAAAGGCTGCAGACAGGCGGCTGGAAGGGGCggtggaagaggaggaggtggGTCGGGCGCTGAAAGTGGCGTTTTGGTGCATCCAAGATGAGATAGCGGTGAGGCCTATGATGGGGGATGTGGTGAAGATGCTGGAAGGATCGGTGGAGATAAACATGCCGCCGATGCCGCAGGCTGTGTTGGAGCTGATTGAAGAAGGATTGGATAATGTTTATAGGGCTATGAAGAGAGAATTCAATCACTACAGTTCCTTCACCATCACTACGCATCCTTCCTCTCATGCAACATGTAGCTATTCCACCATGTCGCCAAGATGA
- the LOC131014591 gene encoding G-type lectin S-receptor-like serine/threonine-protein kinase At5g24080 isoform X1, protein MVPFYYFAVCWTFLLFGSVVTGRIEPGTRLVARESQAWVSDNGSFALGFAAANSRNDQFQLGIWFYQLPNDRTFVWTPDINSPVSKDAILEFKTNGNLVLTDGRTTVWTSNSSTPGAPTAVMSDNGNFIIYGSNQSITWQSFSHPSDTLLPGQPFTADLELTSSNSQSRGGYYTLKMQQKPTSLSLGLTYNLPESYDASPESLSNFSYWSGPDISNVTGEVVAVMDDGGSFGIVYGSSSDGAVYVYKNDNDSGGLSSAMNRTGSPLVIRRLVLEANGNLRLYRWDNDVNGSRQWVAEWAAVSNPCDIAGICGNGICNLDKSKTNASCTCLPGTASDEASRCSGNSSATTGKCGPHHENLKTKLKISALQQTNYYFSDSSVIANYSDEGTTSKCGDACLSDCDCVASVYGLNEEKPYCWVLRSLDFGGYEDPGSTVFVKVDSDGDGLTSEEKGKVLVLPIVLSITVLIALLVCLLYINVRRKRKLRRALESSLIVSGQPISFSYRDLQFKTSNFSQLLGTGGFGSVYKGSLSDGTLIAVKKLDRILPHGEKEFITEVNTISSMHHMNLVRLWGYCSEGIQRLLVYEFMKNGSLDKWIFTSYNSGESCSRILDWETRFQVALGTAQGIAYFHEQCRDRIIHCDIKPENILLDENFSPKVSDFGLAKMMGREASRVVTMIRGTRGYLAPEWVSNRPITVKADVYSYGMLLLEIIGGRRNLDMSYDAEDFFYPGWAFKEMKNGRAAKAADRRLEGAVEEEEVGRALKVAFWCIQDEIAVRPMMGDVVKMLEGSVEINMPPMPQAVLELIEEGLDNVYRAMKREFNHYSSFTITTHPSSHATCSYSTMSPR, encoded by the exons ATGGTTCCTTTCTATTATTTTGCTGTATGTTGGACATTCCTCCTATTCGGATCCGTGGTGACGGGTCGGATCGAGCCGGGTACGAGATTGGTTGCCCGTGAGAGTCAAGCATGGGTTTCGGATAACGGGAGTTTTGCCTTGGGCTTTGCGGCGGCCAACTCCAGAAATGATCAGTTTCAGTTGGGAATATGGTTTTATCAACTTCCTAATGATCGGACCTTCGTTTGGACTCCAGATAT AAATTCTCCAGTCAGCAAAGACGCAATCCTGGAGTTCAAAACCAACGGCAACCTCGTCCTCACCGACGGCCGCACCACCGTCTGGACCTCAAACTCCTCAACTCCCGGAGCCCCAACCGCCGTCATGTCCGATAACGGAAACTTCATCATCTACGGCTCGAACCAAAGCATCACGTGGCAGAGCTTCTCTCACCCCTCCGACACGCTCCTCCCGGGCCAACCCTTCACCGCCGATCTCGAGCTCACCTCATCCAACTCCCAATCACGCGGCGGATATTACACGCTCAAAATGCAGCAGAAGCCAACTTCACTCAGCCTCGGCCTCACCTACAATCTGCCGGAATCATACGACGCCTCGCCGGAATCGCTATCCAACTTCTCCTACTGGTCGGGGCCCGACATATCGAACGTGACCGGAGAAGTTGTGGCGGTTATGGACGACGGCGGCAGCTTTGGAATCGTGTACGGCTCGTCGTCGGACGGAGCTGTCTACGTGTACAAGAATGACAACGACAGCGGAGGCTTATCCTCGGCGATGAACAGAACGGGTAGTCCCTTAGTTATCCGTAGATTAGTTTTGGAGGCTAACGGGAACCTGCGGCTGTACCGCTGGGACAACGACGTCAACGGATCGCGACAGTGGGTGGCGGAGTGGGCCGCGGTGTCGAATCCGTGCGACATCGCCGGAATCTGCGGCAACGGGATATGTAACCTGGACAAGAGCAAGACTAACGCGTCTTGCACCTGTTTGCCGGGGACGGCTTCCGACGAGGCAAGCCGTTGCTCCGGGAATTCGTCGGCGACCACGGGGAAGTGCGGCCCGCATCACGAGAACCTTAAAACCAAGTTGAAGATCTCCGCGCTGCAGCAGACGAATTACTACTTCTCCGATTCATCGGTGATTGCGAATTACAGTGATGAGGGGACGACGTCGAAATGTGGAGATGCTTGCTTGTCGGATTGTGATTGTGTTGCTTCGGTTTATGGTCTGAACGAGGAGAAGCCGTATTGTTGGGTTTTGAGGAGCTTGGACTTCGGAGGGTACGAGGATCCGGGCTCGACGGTGTTCGTGAAGGTGGATTCCGATGGAGATGGATTAACGAGTGAAGAAAAGGGGAAGGTCTTAGTGCTGCCTATTGTATTAAGCATCACTGTGCTAATAGCCCTGCTTGTTTGCTTGTTGTATATCAATGTTCGTCGGAAGAGGAAGTTGAGGAGAGCTCTCGAGAGTTCCCTCATCGTGTCAGGGCAGCCCATCAGTTTCAGCTATCGCGATTTGCAGTTCAAGACCAGTAACTTCTCGCAATTACTAGGAACAG GTGGATTTGGGAGCGTGTACAAGGGAAGCCTAAGTGACGGAACTTTGATTGCGGTGAAGAAGCTGGACAGAATCTTGCCTCATGGGGAGAAGGAGTTCATTACAGAGGTGAACACTATCAGCTCGATGCATCACATGAACCTGGTTCGACTGTGGGGATATTGCTCGGAGGGGATACAGAGGCTTCTGGTTTACGAGTTCATGAAGAATGGATCGTTGGATAAGTGGATATTTACTTCATACAACAGTGGGGAGAGTTGCAGCAGGATTCTAGATTGGGAAACTCGGTTTCAAGTGGCTCTCGGTACTGCACAAGGCATTGCGTATTTCCACGAGCAGTGTCGCGACAGGATAATCCACTGCGACATCAAGCCGGAGAACATTCTTCTGGATGAGAATTTCAGTCCCAAGGTGTCGGATTTCGGTCTGGCCAAGATGATGGGGAGGGAGGCGTCGCGTGTGGTGACCATGATACGGGGAACGAGAGGGTACCTGGCTCCGGAGTGGGTGAGCAACCGCCCCATCACTGTGAAAGCGGATGTTTACAGTTACGGGATGCTACTCCTGGAGATCATTGGTGGGAGGAGAAATCTGGATATGAGCTATGATGCAGAGGACTTCTTTTACCCAGGGTGGGCCTTCAAGGAAATGAAAAACGGAAGGGCGGCAAAGGCTGCAGACAGGCGGCTGGAAGGGGCggtggaagaggaggaggtggGTCGGGCGCTGAAAGTGGCGTTTTGGTGCATCCAAGATGAGATAGCGGTGAGGCCTATGATGGGGGATGTGGTGAAGATGCTGGAAGGATCGGTGGAGATAAACATGCCGCCGATGCCGCAGGCTGTGTTGGAGCTGATTGAAGAAGGATTGGATAATGTTTATAGGGCTATGAAGAGAGAATTCAATCACTACAGTTCCTTCACCATCACTACGCATCCTTCCTCTCATGCAACATGTAGCTATTCCACCATGTCGCCAAGATGA
- the LOC131014591 gene encoding G-type lectin S-receptor-like serine/threonine-protein kinase At5g24080 isoform X3: protein MISFSWEYGFINFLMIGPSFGLQIFSKDAILEFKTNGNLVLTDGRTTVWTSNSSTPGAPTAVMSDNGNFIIYGSNQSITWQSFSHPSDTLLPGQPFTADLELTSSNSQSRGGYYTLKMQQKPTSLSLGLTYNLPESYDASPESLSNFSYWSGPDISNVTGEVVAVMDDGGSFGIVYGSSSDGAVYVYKNDNDSGGLSSAMNRTGSPLVIRRLVLEANGNLRLYRWDNDVNGSRQWVAEWAAVSNPCDIAGICGNGICNLDKSKTNASCTCLPGTASDEASRCSGNSSATTGKCGPHHENLKTKLKISALQQTNYYFSDSSVIANYSDEGTTSKCGDACLSDCDCVASVYGLNEEKPYCWVLRSLDFGGYEDPGSTVFVKVDSDGDGLTSEEKGKVLVLPIVLSITVLIALLVCLLYINVRRKRKLRRALESSLIVSGQPISFSYRDLQFKTSNFSQLLGTGGFGSVYKGSLSDGTLIAVKKLDRILPHGEKEFITEVNTISSMHHMNLVRLWGYCSEGIQRLLVYEFMKNGSLDKWIFTSYNSGESCSRILDWETRFQVALGTAQGIAYFHEQCRDRIIHCDIKPENILLDENFSPKVSDFGLAKMMGREASRVVTMIRGTRGYLAPEWVSNRPITVKADVYSYGMLLLEIIGGRRNLDMSYDAEDFFYPGWAFKEMKNGRAAKAADRRLEGAVEEEEVGRALKVAFWCIQDEIAVRPMMGDVVKMLEGSVEINMPPMPQAVLELIEEGLDNVYRAMKREFNHYSSFTITTHPSSHATCSYSTMSPR, encoded by the exons ATGATCAGTTTCAGTTGGGAATATGGTTTTATCAACTTCCTAATGATCGGACCTTCGTTTGGACTCCAGATAT TCAGCAAAGACGCAATCCTGGAGTTCAAAACCAACGGCAACCTCGTCCTCACCGACGGCCGCACCACCGTCTGGACCTCAAACTCCTCAACTCCCGGAGCCCCAACCGCCGTCATGTCCGATAACGGAAACTTCATCATCTACGGCTCGAACCAAAGCATCACGTGGCAGAGCTTCTCTCACCCCTCCGACACGCTCCTCCCGGGCCAACCCTTCACCGCCGATCTCGAGCTCACCTCATCCAACTCCCAATCACGCGGCGGATATTACACGCTCAAAATGCAGCAGAAGCCAACTTCACTCAGCCTCGGCCTCACCTACAATCTGCCGGAATCATACGACGCCTCGCCGGAATCGCTATCCAACTTCTCCTACTGGTCGGGGCCCGACATATCGAACGTGACCGGAGAAGTTGTGGCGGTTATGGACGACGGCGGCAGCTTTGGAATCGTGTACGGCTCGTCGTCGGACGGAGCTGTCTACGTGTACAAGAATGACAACGACAGCGGAGGCTTATCCTCGGCGATGAACAGAACGGGTAGTCCCTTAGTTATCCGTAGATTAGTTTTGGAGGCTAACGGGAACCTGCGGCTGTACCGCTGGGACAACGACGTCAACGGATCGCGACAGTGGGTGGCGGAGTGGGCCGCGGTGTCGAATCCGTGCGACATCGCCGGAATCTGCGGCAACGGGATATGTAACCTGGACAAGAGCAAGACTAACGCGTCTTGCACCTGTTTGCCGGGGACGGCTTCCGACGAGGCAAGCCGTTGCTCCGGGAATTCGTCGGCGACCACGGGGAAGTGCGGCCCGCATCACGAGAACCTTAAAACCAAGTTGAAGATCTCCGCGCTGCAGCAGACGAATTACTACTTCTCCGATTCATCGGTGATTGCGAATTACAGTGATGAGGGGACGACGTCGAAATGTGGAGATGCTTGCTTGTCGGATTGTGATTGTGTTGCTTCGGTTTATGGTCTGAACGAGGAGAAGCCGTATTGTTGGGTTTTGAGGAGCTTGGACTTCGGAGGGTACGAGGATCCGGGCTCGACGGTGTTCGTGAAGGTGGATTCCGATGGAGATGGATTAACGAGTGAAGAAAAGGGGAAGGTCTTAGTGCTGCCTATTGTATTAAGCATCACTGTGCTAATAGCCCTGCTTGTTTGCTTGTTGTATATCAATGTTCGTCGGAAGAGGAAGTTGAGGAGAGCTCTCGAGAGTTCCCTCATCGTGTCAGGGCAGCCCATCAGTTTCAGCTATCGCGATTTGCAGTTCAAGACCAGTAACTTCTCGCAATTACTAGGAACAG GTGGATTTGGGAGCGTGTACAAGGGAAGCCTAAGTGACGGAACTTTGATTGCGGTGAAGAAGCTGGACAGAATCTTGCCTCATGGGGAGAAGGAGTTCATTACAGAGGTGAACACTATCAGCTCGATGCATCACATGAACCTGGTTCGACTGTGGGGATATTGCTCGGAGGGGATACAGAGGCTTCTGGTTTACGAGTTCATGAAGAATGGATCGTTGGATAAGTGGATATTTACTTCATACAACAGTGGGGAGAGTTGCAGCAGGATTCTAGATTGGGAAACTCGGTTTCAAGTGGCTCTCGGTACTGCACAAGGCATTGCGTATTTCCACGAGCAGTGTCGCGACAGGATAATCCACTGCGACATCAAGCCGGAGAACATTCTTCTGGATGAGAATTTCAGTCCCAAGGTGTCGGATTTCGGTCTGGCCAAGATGATGGGGAGGGAGGCGTCGCGTGTGGTGACCATGATACGGGGAACGAGAGGGTACCTGGCTCCGGAGTGGGTGAGCAACCGCCCCATCACTGTGAAAGCGGATGTTTACAGTTACGGGATGCTACTCCTGGAGATCATTGGTGGGAGGAGAAATCTGGATATGAGCTATGATGCAGAGGACTTCTTTTACCCAGGGTGGGCCTTCAAGGAAATGAAAAACGGAAGGGCGGCAAAGGCTGCAGACAGGCGGCTGGAAGGGGCggtggaagaggaggaggtggGTCGGGCGCTGAAAGTGGCGTTTTGGTGCATCCAAGATGAGATAGCGGTGAGGCCTATGATGGGGGATGTGGTGAAGATGCTGGAAGGATCGGTGGAGATAAACATGCCGCCGATGCCGCAGGCTGTGTTGGAGCTGATTGAAGAAGGATTGGATAATGTTTATAGGGCTATGAAGAGAGAATTCAATCACTACAGTTCCTTCACCATCACTACGCATCCTTCCTCTCATGCAACATGTAGCTATTCCACCATGTCGCCAAGATGA
- the LOC131014591 gene encoding G-type lectin S-receptor-like serine/threonine-protein kinase At5g24080 isoform X4 has protein sequence MSDNGNFIIYGSNQSITWQSFSHPSDTLLPGQPFTADLELTSSNSQSRGGYYTLKMQQKPTSLSLGLTYNLPESYDASPESLSNFSYWSGPDISNVTGEVVAVMDDGGSFGIVYGSSSDGAVYVYKNDNDSGGLSSAMNRTGSPLVIRRLVLEANGNLRLYRWDNDVNGSRQWVAEWAAVSNPCDIAGICGNGICNLDKSKTNASCTCLPGTASDEASRCSGNSSATTGKCGPHHENLKTKLKISALQQTNYYFSDSSVIANYSDEGTTSKCGDACLSDCDCVASVYGLNEEKPYCWVLRSLDFGGYEDPGSTVFVKVDSDGDGLTSEEKGKVLVLPIVLSITVLIALLVCLLYINVRRKRKLRRALESSLIVSGQPISFSYRDLQFKTSNFSQLLGTGGFGSVYKGSLSDGTLIAVKKLDRILPHGEKEFITEVNTISSMHHMNLVRLWGYCSEGIQRLLVYEFMKNGSLDKWIFTSYNSGESCSRILDWETRFQVALGTAQGIAYFHEQCRDRIIHCDIKPENILLDENFSPKVSDFGLAKMMGREASRVVTMIRGTRGYLAPEWVSNRPITVKADVYSYGMLLLEIIGGRRNLDMSYDAEDFFYPGWAFKEMKNGRAAKAADRRLEGAVEEEEVGRALKVAFWCIQDEIAVRPMMGDVVKMLEGSVEINMPPMPQAVLELIEEGLDNVYRAMKREFNHYSSFTITTHPSSHATCSYSTMSPR, from the exons ATGTCCGATAACGGAAACTTCATCATCTACGGCTCGAACCAAAGCATCACGTGGCAGAGCTTCTCTCACCCCTCCGACACGCTCCTCCCGGGCCAACCCTTCACCGCCGATCTCGAGCTCACCTCATCCAACTCCCAATCACGCGGCGGATATTACACGCTCAAAATGCAGCAGAAGCCAACTTCACTCAGCCTCGGCCTCACCTACAATCTGCCGGAATCATACGACGCCTCGCCGGAATCGCTATCCAACTTCTCCTACTGGTCGGGGCCCGACATATCGAACGTGACCGGAGAAGTTGTGGCGGTTATGGACGACGGCGGCAGCTTTGGAATCGTGTACGGCTCGTCGTCGGACGGAGCTGTCTACGTGTACAAGAATGACAACGACAGCGGAGGCTTATCCTCGGCGATGAACAGAACGGGTAGTCCCTTAGTTATCCGTAGATTAGTTTTGGAGGCTAACGGGAACCTGCGGCTGTACCGCTGGGACAACGACGTCAACGGATCGCGACAGTGGGTGGCGGAGTGGGCCGCGGTGTCGAATCCGTGCGACATCGCCGGAATCTGCGGCAACGGGATATGTAACCTGGACAAGAGCAAGACTAACGCGTCTTGCACCTGTTTGCCGGGGACGGCTTCCGACGAGGCAAGCCGTTGCTCCGGGAATTCGTCGGCGACCACGGGGAAGTGCGGCCCGCATCACGAGAACCTTAAAACCAAGTTGAAGATCTCCGCGCTGCAGCAGACGAATTACTACTTCTCCGATTCATCGGTGATTGCGAATTACAGTGATGAGGGGACGACGTCGAAATGTGGAGATGCTTGCTTGTCGGATTGTGATTGTGTTGCTTCGGTTTATGGTCTGAACGAGGAGAAGCCGTATTGTTGGGTTTTGAGGAGCTTGGACTTCGGAGGGTACGAGGATCCGGGCTCGACGGTGTTCGTGAAGGTGGATTCCGATGGAGATGGATTAACGAGTGAAGAAAAGGGGAAGGTCTTAGTGCTGCCTATTGTATTAAGCATCACTGTGCTAATAGCCCTGCTTGTTTGCTTGTTGTATATCAATGTTCGTCGGAAGAGGAAGTTGAGGAGAGCTCTCGAGAGTTCCCTCATCGTGTCAGGGCAGCCCATCAGTTTCAGCTATCGCGATTTGCAGTTCAAGACCAGTAACTTCTCGCAATTACTAGGAACAG GTGGATTTGGGAGCGTGTACAAGGGAAGCCTAAGTGACGGAACTTTGATTGCGGTGAAGAAGCTGGACAGAATCTTGCCTCATGGGGAGAAGGAGTTCATTACAGAGGTGAACACTATCAGCTCGATGCATCACATGAACCTGGTTCGACTGTGGGGATATTGCTCGGAGGGGATACAGAGGCTTCTGGTTTACGAGTTCATGAAGAATGGATCGTTGGATAAGTGGATATTTACTTCATACAACAGTGGGGAGAGTTGCAGCAGGATTCTAGATTGGGAAACTCGGTTTCAAGTGGCTCTCGGTACTGCACAAGGCATTGCGTATTTCCACGAGCAGTGTCGCGACAGGATAATCCACTGCGACATCAAGCCGGAGAACATTCTTCTGGATGAGAATTTCAGTCCCAAGGTGTCGGATTTCGGTCTGGCCAAGATGATGGGGAGGGAGGCGTCGCGTGTGGTGACCATGATACGGGGAACGAGAGGGTACCTGGCTCCGGAGTGGGTGAGCAACCGCCCCATCACTGTGAAAGCGGATGTTTACAGTTACGGGATGCTACTCCTGGAGATCATTGGTGGGAGGAGAAATCTGGATATGAGCTATGATGCAGAGGACTTCTTTTACCCAGGGTGGGCCTTCAAGGAAATGAAAAACGGAAGGGCGGCAAAGGCTGCAGACAGGCGGCTGGAAGGGGCggtggaagaggaggaggtggGTCGGGCGCTGAAAGTGGCGTTTTGGTGCATCCAAGATGAGATAGCGGTGAGGCCTATGATGGGGGATGTGGTGAAGATGCTGGAAGGATCGGTGGAGATAAACATGCCGCCGATGCCGCAGGCTGTGTTGGAGCTGATTGAAGAAGGATTGGATAATGTTTATAGGGCTATGAAGAGAGAATTCAATCACTACAGTTCCTTCACCATCACTACGCATCCTTCCTCTCATGCAACATGTAGCTATTCCACCATGTCGCCAAGATGA